Proteins encoded together in one Deinococcus metalli window:
- a CDS encoding serine hydrolase domain-containing protein produces the protein MFRRDPLARALDEVSGVLGVDARPLRSPLRALLRRGGVLGVARGPRRAVTGLGGVPAAGTFELASVTKPFTAALAGALVRAGHLEWDAPLAALGGPVRTLPRFVTPRALATHTAGLPLHPARVAVTTFTHFSDPYGPLGAAGVLGSARRWARPGGRFGYSNLGVGVLALALAHAAGEAPDAAGYARALRTWVTGPLALDVGTGPVDVGALVAPSGVLGSREFTGFGPLVGAGGLYGRADDLLTFAQAHLDGRAGQHWQDVARPAGLPPLLSGVAPGWFVSGGADGVRWHDGVARGTRTGLGFDPATGTAVTLLVRGGAPLVRGRGGVAALLLTLLGAGG, from the coding sequence ATGTTCCGCCGTGATCCCCTGGCCCGGGCGCTGGACGAGGTCTCGGGCGTGCTGGGGGTGGACGCCCGCCCGCTGCGTTCGCCGCTGCGCGCCCTGCTGCGCCGGGGCGGCGTGCTGGGCGTGGCGCGCGGCCCGCGCCGGGCGGTCACCGGGCTGGGCGGCGTGCCTGCGGCCGGCACCTTTGAGCTGGCGAGCGTGACCAAGCCCTTCACGGCCGCGCTGGCGGGCGCGCTGGTGCGGGCCGGCCATCTGGAGTGGGACGCGCCCCTCGCGGCACTGGGCGGCCCCGTCCGGACGCTGCCCCGCTTCGTGACCCCGCGCGCCCTGGCGACGCACACGGCGGGCCTGCCGCTGCACCCGGCGCGGGTGGCCGTCACGACCTTCACGCATTTCAGCGATCCGTACGGGCCGCTGGGCGCGGCCGGCGTGCTGGGCAGCGCGCGGCGCTGGGCACGACCTGGCGGGCGCTTCGGGTACTCGAACCTGGGGGTGGGCGTGCTGGCGCTGGCCCTGGCGCACGCGGCGGGCGAGGCGCCGGACGCGGCCGGCTATGCGCGGGCGCTGCGCACGTGGGTGACCGGCCCGCTGGCCCTGGACGTGGGCACCGGGCCGGTGGACGTGGGCGCGCTGGTCGCGCCGTCCGGCGTGCTCGGATCGCGCGAGTTCACGGGCTTCGGGCCGCTGGTGGGCGCGGGCGGGCTGTACGGCCGGGCGGACGACCTGCTGACCTTCGCGCAGGCGCACCTGGACGGCCGGGCAGGACAGCACTGGCAGGACGTCGCGCGGCCCGCGGGCCTGCCGCCGCTGCTGTCGGGCGTGGCCCCCGGCTGGTTCGTGAGCGGCGGCGCGGACGGCGTCCGCTGGCACGACGGCGTGGCGCGCGGCACCCGCACGGGCCTGGGCTTCGACCCGGCGACCGGCACGGCCGTCACCCTGCTGGTGCGGGGCGGAGCGCCGCTGGTGCGGGGGCGCGGCGGCGTGGCGGCGCTGCTGCTGACTCTGCTGGGCGCCGGCGGCTGA
- a CDS encoding rhodanese-like domain-containing protein, giving the protein MAAKTAAQMVQDAKSRVQNLTPEQVADELARGAVLVDIREPAEHAQTGVIPGSVSAPRGMLEFYADPSSPYHRPEFDPDRRVILHCAAGGRSALAADTLQQMGYTNVAHLDGGITAWAEAGQPVEKPGAS; this is encoded by the coding sequence ATGGCTGCCAAGACCGCTGCCCAGATGGTGCAGGACGCGAAATCCCGCGTGCAGAACCTCACGCCCGAACAGGTCGCCGACGAACTCGCCCGCGGCGCGGTGCTGGTGGACATCCGCGAACCGGCCGAGCACGCGCAGACCGGCGTGATTCCCGGCAGCGTGTCCGCGCCGCGCGGCATGCTGGAGTTCTACGCCGACCCCAGCAGCCCCTACCACCGGCCCGAGTTCGATCCGGACCGGCGCGTGATCCTGCACTGCGCCGCGGGCGGGCGCTCCGCCCTGGCGGCCGACACGCTGCAACAGATGGGTTACACGAATGTCGCCCACCTGGACGGCGGCATCACCGCCTGGGCGGAAGCGGGGCAACCCGTCGAGAAGCCCGGCGCGTCCTGA
- a CDS encoding M23 family metallopeptidase has product MARAPALLRPAALVALLLAVGAEAHYAPALPDSAIAKPARQFGLPFTGAPGPNTWLLGQGYGNTTGAYRQRRSTYGNLQGIHAGLDFSAPCGTPVHAIGDGVVVDVDGPHGSPPHNVVIDHAGNLSSLYGHLQKRSTMKVGQRVKRGDVIGVSGDSQFTCVSAPHLHLELRDRSHQRFFNPQPFIAADWNSLALASGFGRGYEYDLTSPRRWQSPDTQPEARRGGRLLNEFAQPWPPAPGGAR; this is encoded by the coding sequence ATGGCCCGTGCGCCCGCCCTCCTCCGTCCCGCCGCCCTGGTCGCCCTGCTGCTCGCCGTGGGCGCCGAAGCCCACTACGCGCCGGCCCTGCCGGACAGCGCCATCGCCAAACCCGCGCGGCAGTTCGGGCTGCCGTTCACGGGCGCGCCCGGCCCGAACACGTGGCTGCTCGGCCAGGGGTACGGCAACACCACGGGCGCGTACCGGCAGCGGCGCAGCACCTACGGCAACCTCCAGGGCATCCACGCGGGCCTGGACTTCAGCGCGCCCTGCGGCACGCCGGTGCACGCCATCGGGGACGGGGTGGTGGTGGACGTGGACGGCCCGCACGGCAGCCCGCCGCACAACGTCGTGATCGACCACGCCGGGAACCTCAGCAGCCTGTACGGGCACCTCCAGAAGCGCTCGACCATGAAGGTGGGCCAGCGGGTGAAGCGCGGCGACGTGATCGGCGTCAGCGGCGATTCGCAGTTCACCTGCGTGAGCGCGCCGCATCTGCACCTCGAACTGCGCGACCGCTCGCACCAGCGCTTCTTCAATCCGCAGCCCTTCATCGCGGCGGACTGGAACTCGCTGGCGCTGGCGAGCGGCTTTGGGCGCGGCTACGAGTACGACCTGACCAGCCCGCGCCGCTGGCAGTCGCCGGACACCCAGCCCGAGGCGCGGCGTGGCGGCCGACTGCTCAACGAGTTTGCGCAGCCGTGGCCGCCCGCTCCGGGAGGCGCGCGGTGA
- the speA gene encoding biosynthetic arginine decarboxylase: MTATNPLNTTFTTTDAAELYQVPNWSGGWFRVSDKGTLEVTPSPGLHAPLRAIVDEIVERGESLPVILRFPQVIAGRVKHLNESFQAAIQEYGYSGHYQGVFPIKVNQRRVVVESVAAAGFDYAHGLEAGSKAELALCLAQKMHPDALLCCNGFKDDGFIKLALWGRTLGKNVVITIEKFSELERILKQAKALGVRPAMGVRFKLHARGSGQWEESGGDQAKFGLNAYELLRVVERLREEDMLDTLVMLHTHIGSQITDIRRVKVAVREATQTYAGLIAAGAELKYLNVGGGLGVDYDGSKTTFYASMNYTVKEYAADIVYTVQEVCKARSVPEPVIVSESGRALTAHHAVLIMPVVDVTGPTRDLEDLAPAVETSHQIVKDMEEILANITSRNYRESYNDAVGDKQTLHNLFDLGYVTLPDRARGEALFNAILRRIAKLIQNEKYVPDELEDLQKVLADKFICNFSLFQSLPDNWAIQALFPIVPLDRLNEKPTRQATIVDITCDSDGKIEKFIDLRDVKATLPLHEPGDRPYYLGAFLMGAYQDVLGSAHNLFGKVSEAHVTVRPGGRFHIDLFVRGQKARRMIESMGYEEPMLRDAIEDQADAAIKSKTLTPDQEHELLEDYGEELLGYTYLEYEES; encoded by the coding sequence GTGACTGCCACCAATCCCCTGAACACCACTTTCACCACCACCGACGCCGCCGAGCTGTACCAGGTACCCAACTGGAGCGGCGGCTGGTTCCGCGTGTCCGACAAGGGCACCCTCGAGGTCACGCCCAGTCCTGGCCTGCACGCCCCGCTGCGCGCCATCGTGGACGAGATCGTCGAACGCGGCGAGAGCCTGCCCGTGATCCTGCGCTTCCCACAGGTGATCGCCGGCCGGGTCAAGCACCTCAACGAGTCCTTCCAGGCGGCCATCCAGGAGTACGGCTACAGTGGCCACTACCAGGGCGTGTTCCCGATCAAGGTCAACCAGCGCCGCGTGGTCGTGGAGTCGGTCGCCGCGGCCGGCTTCGACTACGCGCACGGTCTGGAGGCCGGCTCCAAGGCCGAACTCGCGCTGTGCCTGGCGCAGAAGATGCACCCGGACGCGCTGCTGTGCTGCAACGGCTTCAAGGACGACGGCTTCATCAAGCTGGCCCTCTGGGGCCGCACGCTGGGCAAGAACGTCGTCATCACCATCGAGAAGTTCTCGGAGCTGGAGCGCATCCTCAAGCAGGCCAAGGCGCTGGGCGTGCGCCCCGCGATGGGCGTGCGCTTCAAGCTGCACGCGCGCGGCAGCGGCCAGTGGGAGGAATCCGGCGGCGACCAGGCGAAGTTCGGCCTGAACGCCTACGAGCTCCTGCGCGTGGTCGAGCGCCTGCGCGAGGAGGACATGCTCGACACGCTGGTGATGCTGCACACCCACATCGGCTCGCAGATCACCGATATCCGGCGCGTGAAGGTCGCAGTGCGCGAGGCCACCCAGACCTACGCGGGCCTGATTGCCGCCGGGGCGGAGCTGAAGTACCTGAACGTGGGCGGCGGCCTGGGCGTCGATTACGACGGCTCCAAGACGACCTTCTACGCCAGCATGAACTACACCGTCAAGGAGTACGCGGCCGACATCGTGTACACCGTGCAGGAGGTGTGCAAGGCGCGCAGCGTGCCCGAGCCCGTGATCGTCTCGGAGTCGGGCCGCGCCCTGACCGCGCACCACGCCGTGCTGATCATGCCGGTGGTGGACGTGACCGGCCCCACCCGCGACCTCGAGGACCTCGCGCCGGCGGTCGAGACCAGCCACCAGATCGTGAAGGACATGGAGGAGATCCTCGCGAACATCACGTCGCGCAACTACCGCGAGTCGTACAACGACGCGGTGGGCGACAAGCAGACGCTGCACAACCTCTTCGACCTCGGTTACGTCACGCTGCCGGACCGGGCGCGCGGCGAGGCGCTGTTCAACGCGATCCTGCGGCGCATCGCCAAGCTGATCCAGAACGAGAAGTACGTGCCGGACGAGCTGGAAGACCTCCAGAAGGTGCTGGCCGACAAGTTCATCTGCAACTTCTCGCTGTTCCAGAGCCTGCCGGACAACTGGGCCATCCAGGCGCTGTTTCCCATCGTGCCGCTTGACCGCCTGAACGAGAAGCCGACGAGACAGGCGACCATCGTGGACATCACCTGCGACTCGGACGGCAAGATCGAGAAGTTCATCGACCTGCGCGACGTCAAGGCCACCCTGCCGCTGCACGAGCCCGGCGACCGCCCGTACTACCTGGGCGCGTTCCTGATGGGCGCGTACCAGGACGTGCTGGGCAGCGCCCACAACCTGTTCGGCAAGGTCAGCGAGGCGCACGTGACCGTGCGGCCCGGCGGGCGCTTCCATATCGACCTGTTCGTGCGCGGCCAGAAGGCACGGCGCATGATCGAGTCGATGGGCTACGAGGAACCCATGCTGCGCGACGCCATCGAGGACCAGGCCGACGCGGCGATCAAGTCCAAGACACTCACGCCGGACCAGGAGCACGAGCTGCTGGAGGACTACGGCGAGGAACTCCTGGGCTACACGTACCTGGAGTACGAGGAGAGCTGA
- a CDS encoding metallophosphoesterase, with translation MSAPALVVPDLHGRPDLLRAVLDHFPGTHLVVLGDAIDRGARSMTVVDMLLELHAAGRATLLMGNHERMALEGLRWYRRYQGTHDMGDYRRAMEGYQWWMRAGGDTVRSELGRLTLEAFPERLETYLGLLKNTVYITGDHVIHGAPPATPSLLVSHAAPPVSHPEHRTPEDAALWLRPYEGPFPLPPGVTFSVHGHTPVQTPARVGNHLYIDMGAYETGRLAVAQATPHGLPQLTVICGRGEPGRARKYPRFGEPVPVQVIDLPGAPPR, from the coding sequence GTGAGCGCCCCGGCCCTGGTCGTCCCGGACCTGCACGGCCGGCCGGACCTGCTGCGCGCCGTGCTGGACCACTTTCCGGGCACGCACCTGGTCGTGCTGGGCGACGCCATCGACCGAGGCGCCCGCTCGATGACCGTGGTGGACATGCTGCTCGAGCTGCACGCCGCGGGCCGCGCGACGCTGCTGATGGGCAACCACGAGCGCATGGCGCTGGAGGGCCTGCGCTGGTACCGGCGCTACCAGGGCACGCACGACATGGGCGACTACCGCCGCGCCATGGAGGGCTACCAGTGGTGGATGCGCGCCGGCGGCGACACCGTGCGCAGCGAACTGGGCCGCCTGACGCTGGAGGCCTTTCCCGAGCGGCTGGAGACGTACCTGGGCCTGCTGAAGAACACGGTGTACATCACGGGCGACCACGTGATCCACGGCGCGCCGCCCGCCACGCCGAGCCTGCTCGTCTCGCACGCCGCGCCGCCGGTGAGCCACCCGGAACACCGCACCCCGGAGGACGCCGCGCTGTGGCTGCGGCCCTACGAGGGCCCCTTTCCCCTGCCGCCGGGCGTGACCTTCAGCGTCCACGGGCACACGCCGGTGCAGACGCCGGCCCGCGTCGGCAACCACCTGTACATCGACATGGGCGCGTACGAGACCGGTCGCCTGGCCGTCGCGCAGGCCACGCCGCATGGCCTGCCGCAGCTCACGGTGATCTGCGGGCGCGGCGAGCCCGGCCGCGCCCGCAAGTATCCGCGCTTCGGGGAACCGGTGCCGGTGCAGGTGATCGACCTGCCCGGCGCTCCGCCCCGCTGA
- a CDS encoding metallophosphoesterase, which produces MTARGPSVTRRQLLRVAGGGAVALAATGAVGVAQAHTLDVTTHTRPLPGLRSTVRVAFLSDLHYGLYVGAGQLSGWVDAALDTRPDLVLLGGDLLDQHLGGSPQPLLTELARLRAPLGVYGVWGNHDYGSFGKYGSAYYGPVRADWARRRADLARGLRTAGTVILLNEGVAVRTDLYVGGVDDLWNGTPDVRAALRGAQGRATILLSHNPDVLADLPTAAGVVLSGHTHGGQVRLPLIGAPVVPSAFGQRYAMGWVEGAHGTPAYVSRGLGTSGIPFRNLCAPEVTVLTFTPSA; this is translated from the coding sequence ATGACCGCCCGGGGACCGTCCGTCACGCGCCGCCAGCTGCTGCGGGTGGCGGGCGGCGGCGCGGTGGCGCTCGCGGCGACCGGCGCGGTCGGGGTGGCGCAGGCGCACACGCTGGACGTCACCACGCACACGCGCCCCCTGCCGGGTCTGCGGTCCACGGTGCGCGTCGCGTTCCTGTCGGACCTGCACTACGGCCTGTATGTGGGGGCCGGGCAGCTGAGCGGCTGGGTGGACGCGGCGCTGGACACCCGGCCGGACCTCGTCCTGCTCGGCGGGGACCTGCTCGACCAGCACCTCGGGGGCTCGCCGCAGCCGCTGCTGACGGAACTCGCGCGGCTGCGGGCTCCGCTGGGCGTGTACGGCGTGTGGGGCAACCACGATTACGGCAGCTTCGGGAAGTACGGCAGCGCGTACTACGGCCCGGTGCGTGCCGACTGGGCGCGGCGGCGCGCCGATCTGGCCCGTGGCCTGCGGACGGCCGGCACCGTGATCCTGCTCAACGAGGGCGTGGCGGTGCGGACCGACCTGTACGTGGGCGGGGTGGACGACCTGTGGAACGGCACGCCGGACGTCCGCGCGGCCCTGCGCGGCGCACAGGGTCGGGCCACGATCCTGCTGAGCCACAACCCCGACGTGCTGGCGGACCTGCCCACGGCGGCCGGCGTGGTCTTGAGCGGCCACACCCACGGCGGGCAGGTGCGGCTGCCGCTGATCGGCGCGCCGGTGGTGCCGAGCGCCTTCGGACAGCGCTACGCGATGGGCTGGGTGGAGGGAGCGCATGGAACCCCCGCGTATGTCAGCCGGGGCCTGGGCACCAGCGGCATTCCCTTCCGCAACCTGTGTGCGCCCGAGGTGACGGTCCTCACATTCACGCCGTCTGCCTGA
- a CDS encoding glutamate synthase-related protein, which produces MNEQQTSAPVAGRVPAHTGAGAAERLSAAMHGLYPAQEHDACGVGFVAHIKGVRNHSIIERGLKILENLDHRGAVGADALMGDGAGILIQIPDEYYRAVMQDQGVTLPPPGDYGVGMIFLPKEIASRRACEQELERAIMAEGQIVLGWRDVPVNRDMPMSPTVREKEPVIRQVFIGAGPDTLVPDALERKLYVIRRRASNAIRALAFTHGAEYYVPSMSCRTVIYKGLLLADQVGEYYLDLQDPRVVSALALVHQRFSTNTFPEWPLAHPYRMVAHNGEINTVKGNFNWMRAREGIMASPVLGDDLKKLYPISFEGESDTATFDNALELLTMAGYPMAQAAMMMIPEAWEGNTLIGDRRRAFYEYHAALMEPWDGPAAMVFTDGRQVGATLDRNGLRPARYIQTRDDLVILASESGVLPIPEAQIVKKWRLQPGKMFMIDLEQGRIIEDDELKTQFAQAKPYRQWVENTRVPLSDSEDTGTIGEFSEPLLDRQQAFGYTQEDLKFLMGPMALSGEEGIGSMGNDSPLAVLSGKNKPLYSYFKQLFAQVTNPPIDPIREAVVMSLVSFVGPRPNVLDINAVNPQMRLQVDQPILDFDDIARLRNIEGHTRGKFKSYDLDITYPAEWGSRGIEAKLATINAWAVDAIESGHNIIILSDRRVDRDRVAIPALLALASVHHHLVRAGLRMKTGLVVETGDAREVHHFAALAGYGAEAIHPYLALETLADLHQDIPGMPDLSSVGSKKAIQNYIKAVGKGLSKIMSKMGVSTYMSYCGAQLFEAIGLKEDFVQKYFYGTSSKVGGIGIFEVAEEALRMHRAAFSDDPLLQGKLDAGGEYAWRARGEEHMWTPDAIAKLQHSVRSGQYSTFEEYARIINDQSRRHMTLRGLFEFRTEGVEPVPLEEVESATEIVKRFATGAMSLGSISTEAHTTLAVAMNRIGGKSNTGEGGEDPARYEREMRGEKIGKGETLGSVLGVGAGGVRRVEVDYPLEPGDSLRSKIKQVASGRFGVTAGYLTSADQIQIKMAQGAKPGEGGQLPGGKVSEYIGFLRHSVPGVGLISPPPHHDIYSIEDLKQLIHDLKNVNPRADISVKLVSEVGVGTIAAGVAKCKADHIVIAGHDGGTGASPWSSIKHAGTPWELGLAETQQTLVLNRLRDRVRVQTDGQLKTGRDVVIAALLGADEFGFATAPLVAEGCIMMRKCHLNTCPVGVATQDPVLRARFQGKPEHVINFFFFIAEEARKIMAQLGIRTFDELTGRSDLLDTKKGIEHWKAQGLDFSRVFYRPELPDDVGTRHLQTQDHGLDRALDLKLIEKCRPAIEKGERVHFLQDVRNVNRSVGAMLSGELVRARPEGLPDNTVHVQMEGTAGQSFGAFLAPGLTLYLIGDANDYTGKGLSGGRIVVRPTIEFRGKAEENIIVGNTVLYGATSGEAFFRGVAGERFGVRLSGAQAVVEGTGDHGCEYMTGGTVVVLGKTGRNFAAGMSGGVAYVYDVDGQFEHRCNLSMVSLERVQPEDEQLQSADVRALHGGQSDESQLRRLIEEHHRYTGSQRAGEILDDWNAALKKFIKVFPLEYQRALKEHAAAPAKPEEGTVHAADTTSMKVKTGKKGGQGTLTK; this is translated from the coding sequence ATGAACGAACAGCAGACCAGCGCCCCCGTTGCAGGCCGCGTGCCCGCCCACACCGGGGCCGGCGCGGCCGAACGGCTGAGCGCCGCCATGCACGGCCTGTACCCCGCCCAGGAGCACGATGCCTGCGGCGTGGGCTTCGTCGCGCACATCAAGGGTGTCAGGAACCACTCGATCATCGAGCGGGGCCTGAAGATCCTCGAGAATCTCGACCACCGCGGCGCGGTCGGCGCCGACGCCCTGATGGGGGACGGCGCCGGCATCCTGATCCAGATCCCGGACGAGTACTACCGCGCGGTCATGCAGGACCAGGGCGTCACGCTGCCCCCGCCCGGCGACTACGGCGTGGGCATGATCTTCCTGCCCAAGGAGATCGCGTCGCGCCGCGCGTGCGAGCAGGAACTCGAGCGCGCCATCATGGCCGAGGGCCAGATCGTGCTCGGCTGGCGCGACGTGCCGGTCAACCGCGACATGCCCATGAGCCCCACGGTGCGCGAGAAAGAGCCCGTGATCCGCCAGGTGTTCATCGGCGCCGGCCCCGACACGCTGGTGCCGGACGCGCTGGAACGCAAGCTGTACGTGATCCGCCGCCGGGCCAGCAACGCCATCCGCGCGCTGGCCTTCACGCATGGCGCCGAGTACTACGTGCCCTCGATGTCGTGCCGCACGGTGATCTACAAGGGCCTGCTGCTGGCCGACCAGGTGGGCGAGTACTACCTCGACCTGCAAGACCCGCGGGTCGTGTCGGCCCTGGCCCTGGTCCACCAGCGCTTCTCCACGAACACCTTCCCGGAGTGGCCCCTGGCGCACCCGTACCGCATGGTCGCGCACAACGGCGAGATCAACACCGTGAAGGGCAACTTCAACTGGATGCGCGCGCGCGAGGGCATCATGGCGAGCCCGGTGCTGGGCGACGACCTGAAGAAGCTCTACCCGATCTCCTTCGAGGGCGAGTCCGACACGGCCACCTTCGACAACGCCCTGGAACTGCTGACCATGGCCGGCTACCCTATGGCCCAGGCCGCGATGATGATGATCCCCGAAGCGTGGGAGGGCAACACCCTGATCGGGGACCGCCGCCGCGCGTTCTACGAGTACCACGCCGCCCTGATGGAACCGTGGGACGGTCCGGCCGCGATGGTCTTCACGGACGGCCGCCAGGTGGGCGCGACCCTCGACCGCAACGGCCTGCGCCCCGCCCGCTACATCCAGACGCGCGACGACCTGGTGATCCTGGCGTCCGAGTCCGGCGTGCTGCCGATTCCCGAGGCGCAGATCGTCAAGAAGTGGCGCCTGCAACCCGGCAAGATGTTCATGATCGACCTGGAGCAGGGCCGGATCATCGAGGACGACGAACTCAAGACCCAGTTCGCGCAGGCCAAGCCCTACCGGCAGTGGGTGGAGAACACCCGCGTGCCCCTCTCGGACTCCGAGGACACCGGCACCATCGGTGAGTTCAGCGAACCGCTGCTCGACCGCCAACAGGCCTTCGGCTACACCCAGGAGGACCTGAAGTTCCTGATGGGACCCATGGCCCTGTCCGGCGAGGAAGGCATCGGGTCGATGGGCAACGACTCGCCGCTGGCGGTGCTGTCCGGCAAGAACAAGCCGCTGTACTCGTACTTCAAGCAGCTCTTCGCGCAGGTCACCAACCCGCCCATCGACCCCATCCGCGAGGCCGTGGTCATGTCGCTGGTGTCCTTCGTGGGGCCGCGCCCGAACGTGCTGGACATCAACGCGGTCAATCCGCAGATGCGCCTCCAGGTTGACCAGCCCATCCTCGACTTCGACGACATCGCCCGGCTGCGCAACATCGAGGGCCACACGCGCGGCAAGTTCAAGTCCTACGACCTGGACATCACCTACCCCGCCGAGTGGGGCAGCCGCGGCATCGAGGCCAAGCTCGCCACCATCAACGCGTGGGCGGTGGACGCCATCGAGAGCGGCCACAACATCATCATCCTGAGTGACCGCCGGGTCGACCGCGACCGCGTGGCGATCCCCGCGCTGCTGGCGCTGGCGAGCGTGCACCACCACCTCGTCCGGGCGGGGCTGCGCATGAAGACCGGGCTGGTCGTCGAGACCGGCGACGCCCGCGAGGTGCACCACTTCGCCGCGCTGGCCGGCTACGGCGCCGAGGCCATCCACCCGTACCTGGCCCTCGAGACGCTGGCCGATCTCCACCAGGACATCCCGGGCATGCCGGACCTGTCGTCGGTGGGCTCGAAGAAGGCCATCCAGAACTACATCAAGGCGGTCGGCAAGGGCCTGTCCAAGATCATGTCCAAGATGGGCGTGAGCACGTACATGAGTTACTGCGGCGCGCAGCTGTTCGAGGCGATCGGCCTGAAGGAGGACTTCGTGCAGAAGTACTTCTACGGCACGAGCTCCAAGGTCGGCGGCATCGGCATCTTCGAGGTGGCGGAAGAAGCGCTGCGCATGCACCGCGCGGCCTTCAGCGATGATCCGCTGCTCCAGGGCAAGCTCGACGCCGGCGGCGAGTACGCGTGGCGCGCGCGCGGCGAGGAGCACATGTGGACGCCGGACGCGATCGCCAAGCTGCAACATTCGGTGCGCAGCGGGCAGTACTCGACCTTCGAGGAATACGCGCGGATCATCAACGACCAGTCCCGCCGGCACATGACCCTGCGCGGCCTGTTCGAGTTCCGCACCGAGGGCGTGGAGCCCGTGCCGCTGGAGGAGGTGGAAAGCGCCACCGAGATCGTCAAGCGCTTCGCCACCGGCGCAATGAGCCTGGGCAGTATTTCCACCGAGGCGCACACCACGCTGGCCGTCGCCATGAACCGCATCGGCGGCAAGAGCAACACCGGTGAGGGCGGCGAAGACCCGGCCCGCTACGAGCGCGAGATGCGCGGCGAGAAGATCGGCAAGGGCGAGACCCTGGGCAGCGTCCTGGGGGTCGGGGCCGGCGGCGTCCGGCGCGTCGAGGTGGACTACCCGCTGGAACCCGGCGACAGCCTGCGCTCCAAGATCAAGCAGGTCGCGTCGGGCCGCTTCGGCGTCACCGCCGGCTACCTGACCAGCGCCGACCAGATCCAGATCAAGATGGCGCAGGGCGCCAAGCCCGGCGAGGGCGGACAGCTCCCCGGCGGCAAGGTCAGCGAGTACATCGGCTTCCTGCGCCACAGCGTGCCCGGCGTGGGATTGATCTCGCCGCCGCCGCACCACGACATCTACTCGATTGAAGACCTCAAGCAGCTCATCCACGACCTGAAGAACGTCAACCCGCGCGCGGACATCTCGGTCAAGCTCGTCTCAGAAGTCGGCGTGGGCACCATCGCGGCCGGCGTGGCGAAGTGCAAGGCCGACCACATCGTGATCGCCGGGCACGACGGCGGCACCGGCGCCAGCCCGTGGAGCAGCATCAAGCACGCGGGCACGCCGTGGGAGCTGGGCTTGGCGGAGACGCAGCAGACGCTGGTGCTGAACCGCCTGCGCGACCGCGTGCGCGTGCAGACCGATGGACAGCTCAAGACCGGCCGCGACGTCGTGATCGCCGCGCTGCTGGGCGCCGACGAGTTCGGCTTCGCCACCGCGCCGCTGGTCGCGGAGGGCTGCATCATGATGCGCAAGTGCCACCTGAACACCTGCCCGGTCGGCGTGGCCACGCAGGACCCGGTGCTGCGCGCCCGCTTCCAGGGCAAGCCCGAGCACGTCATCAACTTCTTCTTCTTCATCGCGGAGGAAGCCCGCAAGATCATGGCCCAGCTCGGCATCCGCACCTTCGACGAGCTGACGGGTCGCAGTGACCTGCTCGACACCAAGAAGGGCATCGAGCACTGGAAGGCGCAGGGCCTGGACTTCTCGCGCGTGTTCTACCGCCCGGAACTGCCCGACGACGTGGGCACCCGCCACCTCCAGACGCAGGACCACGGCCTGGACCGAGCGCTCGACCTCAAGCTGATCGAAAAGTGCCGCCCCGCCATCGAGAAGGGCGAGCGCGTGCACTTCCTGCAAGACGTGCGCAACGTCAACCGCTCGGTCGGCGCGATGCTGTCGGGCGAACTCGTCCGTGCGCGCCCCGAGGGTCTGCCGGACAACACCGTGCACGTCCAGATGGAGGGCACGGCCGGCCAGTCCTTCGGCGCGTTCCTGGCGCCGGGCCTGACCCTGTACCTGATCGGCGACGCGAACGACTACACCGGCAAGGGCCTGTCGGGCGGGCGCATCGTGGTGCGGCCCACCATCGAGTTCCGCGGCAAGGCCGAGGAGAACATCATCGTCGGGAACACCGTGCTGTACGGCGCGACCTCCGGCGAGGCCTTCTTCCGCGGCGTGGCCGGCGAGCGCTTCGGCGTGCGGCTCTCGGGCGCGCAGGCGGTCGTGGAGGGCACCGGCGACCACGGCTGCGAGTACATGACCGGCGGCACCGTGGTGGTGCTCGGCAAGACCGGGCGCAACTTCGCGGCCGGCATGTCGGGTGGCGTCGCGTACGTGTACGACGTGGACGGCCAGTTCGAGCACCGCTGCAACCTCAGCATGGTCAGCCTGGAGCGCGTGCAGCCCGAGGACGAGCAGCTCCAGAGCGCCGACGTGCGCGCCCTGCACGGCGGCCAGAGTGACGAGTCCCAGCTGCGCCGCCTGATCGAGGAGCACCACCGCTACACCGGCTCGCAGCGCGCCGGGGAGATCCTCGACGACTGGAACGCCGCCCTGAAGAAGTTCATCAAGGTCTTCCCGCTGGAGTACCAGCGCGCCCTGAAGGAACACGCCGCCGCGCCCGCGAAGCCCGAGGAGGGCACCGTGCACGCCGCCGACACGACCAGCATGAAGGTCAAGACCGGCAAGAAGGGCGGCCAGGGCACCCTGACGAAGTAA